In one Miscanthus floridulus cultivar M001 unplaced genomic scaffold, ASM1932011v1 fs_142_6_7, whole genome shotgun sequence genomic region, the following are encoded:
- the LOC136530481 gene encoding uncharacterized protein has translation MTLATRSPEARRVLAARSPVRSSQGARRVLAARRALAARRALAARRALAVASSSESVAEEVLAVAASSVFADSDETFADVEEVPDSVEQVAASSVFADSDETFADVEEVPDSVEQVAASIDMVADSVDMVPDSVEPDSVESLCPRCGMFHAGGVFGEACYQARRNARRCGRCGLLHEDYDMPVKWFHLMDKFDCEFYIPDVAKLEMDGTRIKLTDDVLKKVEEHIKKQQTKSTKED, from the exons ATGACGCTCGCCACACGCTCGCCGGAAGCGCGCCGCGTGCTCGCCGCTCGCTCGCCTGTACGCTCGTCGCAGGGCGCTCGCCGCGTGCTCGCTGCTCGCCGTGCGCTCGCCGCTCGCCGCGCGCTCGCCGCTCGCCGTGCGCTCGCCGTCGCGTCCTCGTCGGAGTCCGTTGCGGAGGAGGTGCTCGCCGTCGCGGCCTCGTCGGTGTTCGCGGACTCGGATGAGACGTTCGCGGACGTCGAAGAGGTGCCGGACtccgtcgagcaggtcgcggccTCGTCGGTGTTCGCGGACTCGGATGAGACGTTCGCGGACGTCGAAGAGGTGCCGGACtccgtcgagcaggtcgcggccTCCATCGACATGGTTGCAGACTCAGTCGACATGGTGCCCGACTCCGTCGAGCCTGACTCCGTCGAGTCTCTATGCCCTCGCTGTGGCATGTTCCACGCTGGCGGTGTCTTCGGAGAAGCTTGCTACCAAGCTCGCCGGAACGCACGCAGGTGTGGCCGTTGTGGACTTCTACACGAAGATTACGATATGCCAGTAAAGTGGTTCCATCTAATGGACAAATTCGATTGCGAGTTCTATATTCCTGATGTGGCCAAACTTGAAATGGATGGTACTAGAATCAAGTTGACTGATGACGTTTTGAAGAAGGTGGAAGAGCATATTAAGAAGCAGCAAACAAAGAGCACTAAG GAAGACTAG